A single window of Neospora caninum Liverpool complete genome, chromosome XII DNA harbors:
- a CDS encoding putative histone-lysine N-methyltransferase, whose protein sequence is MAAPSFPGASPSAWLCLSPYFVVQKHPRIEARRFGLYAVTALPAGFTFHEESPTFALQHAMNKSLVRACCHCQRVVGDAGVQLRHLFAAANPEALADFDCLPSDAFCGSLFSPVVLCPGGCGEVYCSDACQAAHMERSHRFLCVGPLSGSHPLVAFKRLCLDQTEILLLAAEAICAVVTHATENVCLPILRGGLQAPAVEGQGPSCGGPQQSQSDKLYSSAAETADRPQLMQRHQGQVRQILAAKAQEVRAEAERLFQVLLDYAHDRWELLGEEGEAAGDEGEPVEERTAVLDLARRQLFAAFSNGAGDAASEDETRSPAHQPGAPVVASFFQQSSELLSRIAGLLEKTNSHVVVASPLNAYFTGLLANTHARSRLSRDILAFLLREKEVAMLRALGEEDESDDEEDEMDMAAADRSRQRRHLLATRFADVPCEDLVPPDSSAAEGSKDPSSANCTRLRDIVQPHAFPDVHGTGFYPSIGRMNHSCAPNVRVEFPYGTNRISLVTTRPVEPGEELCISYVDGVESMTADERREALEIFGFQCSCDVCFTSR, encoded by the coding sequence ATGGCTGCTCCTTCCTTCCCGggcgcttcgccctctgctTGGCTTTGTTTGTCTCCCTACTTCGTTGTGCAGAAGCATCCTCGTATCGAGGCCCGCCGTTTCGGCTTATATGCGGTCACGGCCTTGCCAGCGGGGTTTACGTTCCATGAAGAGTCTCCGACATTTGCTCTCCAACACGCGATGAACAAAAGCCTAGTTCGTGCTTGCTGTCACTGCCAGCGCGTGGTTGGGGATGCCGGTGTGCAGCTGAGACACTTGTTTGCGGCGGCAAATCCTGAGGCTTTAGCGGATTTCGACTGCTTGCCGTCGGACGCGTTCTGCgggtctctcttttctcccgttgTCTTGTGTCCCGGAGGCTGTGGAGAAGTATACTGCTCGGACGCGTGCCAAGCCGCTCACATGGAGCGCAGCCACCGGTTCCTGTGTGTCGGTCCTCTGAGTGGAAGTCACCCCCTGGTGGCCTTCAAGCGGCTGTGTCTGGACCAGACTGAGATTCTCCTCCTGGCTGCCGAAGCGATCTGTGCGGTGGTGACGCATGCGACGGAAAACGTATGTCTTCCGATCCTGCGTGGAGGCCTTCAAGCGCCCGCTGTGGAGGGTCAAGGTCCCTCCTGTGGGGGACCCCAACAGTCCCAGAGCGACAAACTCTATTCGAGCGCTGCGGAAACGGCCGACAGGCCACAGTTGATGCAACGTCACCAGGGACAGGTGCGGCAGATCCTGGCGGCGAAGGCCCAAGAAGTCCGCGCAGAGGCTGAGCGGCTCTTCCAAGTTCTGCTGGATTACGCACACGACCGGTGGGAACTGctgggagaggaaggcgaagctgcgGGCGACGAGGGGGAACCCGTGGAAGAGCGAACAGCTGTGCTCGACCTGGCACGCCGCCAACTGTTTGCTGCGTTTTCAAATGGGGCTGGAGATGCAGCGTctgaagacgaaacgcgttCTCCCGCACACCAGCCGGGGGCGCCAGTTgttgcttctttttttcagCAGTCCAGTGAACTGCTCTCGCGCATTGCAGGTTTACTGGAGAAAACGAACTCCCACGTGGTGGTGGCCTCGCCCTTGAACGCCTATTTTACGGGTTTGCTCGCGAACACTCACGCCCGTTCACGCCTCTCGCGTGACATCCTAGCCTTCCTGCTacgagaaaaggaagtcGCGATGCTCCGCGCActtggagaggaagacgagtcagacgatgaggaagacgaaatgGACATGGCGGCTGCAGATCGCTCAAGGCAGCGGCGACACCTGCTCGCCACGCGGTTTGCCGACGTGCCGTGTGAAGACCTCGTGCCGCCCGACAGCTCCGCGGCTGAGGGCTCCAAAGACCCGTCGAGTGCGAACTGCACGCGGCTTCGAGATATCGTGCAGCCTCATGCCTTCCCTGATGTTCATGGAACCGGATTCTACCCGTCTATAGGGCGAATGAATCATTCGTGCGCTCCAAACGTCCGCGTAGAGTTCCCTTACGGAACGAACAGAATTAGCCTCGTGACAACCAGGCCGGTCGAGCCGGGCGAAGAGCTGTGCATTTCCTATGTCGACGGAGTCGAGTCAATGACAGCTGATGAAAGACGAGAAGCTCTGGAGATCTTTGGTTTCCAGTGCAGCTGTGACGTATGCTTCACTTCCCGGTAA
- a CDS encoding Peptidase, S9A/B/C family, catalytic domain protein, related encodes MHCTMGGSGCPQPAAGDQTKRLREAFSVCSESVIQCLSARIAATKSSDPSQDAIVVLGQQKVLNERRVVGMTARVPNCDLLTAWPLGLPSALTVLSPSAHFFASVVEATPPNAKKKPRPSFPQASAADYRIELFGRGPVHTGPVVTVSAPRDTKPWNSSVGGGVFCPEREELFVYVAEASKRDDNDASSGSTSDGTGETSDGDSLDTYEFKTHWGEQLVGHRRGRLVLTDFKRRTAQLLKPPKKETACGQPRFLSDGSGVVCSNWELDPYCLGLIYCMNRASKVLLAQLPSSTSEEGKAGEKADEETKESTVECEWIQISGDEDFAAWSPTVLHTRDGSDPNTQRIAFLCLEKDKVCPASVCARFPLSTRIPAGLEGGEAGKTDRVFHLSCEEPSVRRRMALQRTSRVPSLLAFQPETLPHMCAPRIKAVTLRRKNACSSWEVVERQTLAQAVSVPPQSESLFSRQSVPYTGIYTDRLGPWVHNDFLFLNTFVGARRTVVVVDAHGGGCVGELCLEEEALRAKPCAASKVEASCPPGSILLHDVTSDWLLLESSSARHIPRLMLAKLLLSPSGAQSPQSGRGFHIRVAGSVSLGGPSDPQRLLPWSPFARLTTHLERLEVRYLSDNRHILLRWKESPRRDGKRALAVVLHGGPHSVWANIFSAEAVYLTFLGFDVLAVNYRGSLGFGQAELLSLLGNVGRQDVDDVKQAVTDFIDSDPEAYSPARAVVVGGSHGGFLTCHLIGQFPDMFAAASTRNPVTNLASMVVESDIPDWCAAEALRERLNPSFVLSETDVVALYKASPVAYARHVKTPLLLGIGGADLRVPACQGIAFHKMLLGQGSPTRLLFYPEEDHRIDRPSCSEDYWVNTALWFAGYTGTLEALKEDVLPAAPH; translated from the exons ATGCACTGCACCATGGGAGGAAGCGGCTGCCCTCAGCCGGCTGCCGGCGATCAGACGAAGAGACTGCGAGAggctttctctgtgtgctcgGAGTCTGTGATCCAGTGTCTCAGCGCACGAATTGCAGCAACAAAGAGTTCGGATCCTTCTCAGGATGCGATCGTCGTACTGGGTCAGCAG AAAGTGTTGAACGAGCGGCGCGTTGTAGGCATGACGGCACGGGTACCGAACTGTGATCTGTTGACTGCGTGGCCGCTCGGTTTGCCATCCGCCCTCACAGTGCTTTCACCTTCTG cCCATTTCTTTGCGAGCGTCGTCGAAGCGACGCCACccaacgcgaagaagaagccgcgacCGTCTTTTCCCCAGGCTTCCGCGGCAGACTACCGGATCGAGCTCTTTGGCCGGGGCCCGGTGCACACAGGTCCGGTTGTCACGGTGTCGGCGCCGCGGGACACGAAGCCATGGAACAGTTCCGTCGGGGGCGGCGTCTTTTGtccggaaagagaggaact ATTCGTGTACGTCGCGGAGGCGAGCAAGCGCGACGACAACGACGCGAGTTCGGGCTCAACTTCCGACGGAACCGGCGAGACTAGCGACGGCGACAGTCTCGACACGTACGAGTTCAAGACGCACTGGGGCGAACAACTCGTGGGGCATCGAAGAGGCCGGCTCGTGCTCACTGACTTCAAGAGACGGACTGCGCAGCTCCTGAAACCCCCCAAGAAGGAAACCGCATGCGGCCAG ccccgcttcctctctgatGGCTCTGGCGTTGTCTGCTCCAACTGGGAGCTGGACCCTTACTG TCTGGGGCTCATCTACTGCATGAACCGAGCAAGCAAGGTTCTTCTCGCACAGCTCCCATCGAGTACCAGtgaggagggaaaggcgggggagaaggccgacgaggagacgaaagagtcGACCGTCGAGTGTGAATGGATCCAGATCTCTGGTGACGAAGATTTCGCGGCTTGGAGCCCGACGGTTCTGCATACCCGCGACGGGTCTGACCCGAACACGCAACGcatcgcgtttctctgcctcgagaaagacaaagtGTGTCCCGCGAGCGTTTGTGCACGCTTTCCGCTCTCAACGAGAATTCCCGCGGGGCTggagggaggagaagcggGGAAAACGGATCGAG TTTTTCACCTTTCTTGTGAAGAGCCGTCTGTTCGCCGTCGGATGGCGCTCCAGCGAACCTCACgtgtgccttctcttcttgcctttcaGCCAGAGACGTTGCCGCACATGTGCGCACCGCGAATCAAGGCTGTGACACTACGGCGGAAGAACGCGTGCTCGAGCTGGGAGGTAGTGGAGCGCCAGACTCTTGCGCAGGCTGTTTCAGTCCCCCCGCAATCTGagtctctgttctcccgcCAAAGCGTCCCGTACACCGGGATCTACACCGACCGTCTCGGTCCGTGGGTTCACAACgattttctcttcctcaaTACGTTTGTCGGGGCACGGCGGACTGTGGTGGTTGTGGATGCCCACGGAG GAGGCTGCGTGGGCGAGCTGTGTCTTGAGGAAGAGGCTCTCCGCGCGAAACCTTGCGCGGCATCGAAGGTCGAAGCGTCTTGCCCGCCAGGCTCGATCCTTCTCCACGACGTCACCTCCGACTGGCTGTTGCTCGAGAGCAGCTCTGCGCGCCACATCCCGAGGCTGATGTTGGCGAagcttctgctgtctccttccgggGCGCAGTCCCCACAGTCTGGCCGGGGTTTCCACATCCGTGTCGCCGGCTCGGTCTCCCTCGGCGGCCCCTCAGACCCGCAG CGGCTCCTGCCTTGGAGTCCCTTCGCGCGGCTGACAACTCACCTGGAGCGACTCGAGGTTCGGTACCTTTCCGACAATCGGCACATCTTGCTTCGCTGGAAGGAGTCGCCGCGTCGAGACGGGAAGCGAGCTCTGGCGGTGGTCCTTCACGGCGGTCCCCACTCCGTCTGGGCGAACATTTTCAGCGCGGAGGCTGTTTACCTAACGTTCCTAG GTTTCGATGTGCTGGCCGTCAACTATCGGGGATCTCTCGGTTTCGGACAGGCAGAGCTGCTTTCCCTGCTCG GAAATGTGGGGCGTCAGGATGTGGATGACGTGAAACAGGCAGTCACTGACTTCATCGACAG CGATCCCGAGGCTTACTCCCCGGCCAGAGCGGTGGTTGTCGGTGGTTCGCACGGCGGTTTCCTCACCTGTCACCTCATCGGCCAG TTCCCCGACATGTTTGCAGCGGCGTCAACGAGAAACCCCGTCACCAATTTGGCCTCGATGGTAGTCGAAAGCGATATTCCCG ACTGGTGtgccgcggaggcgcttcGGGAAAGGCTGAACCCGTCGTTCGTGCTGTCCGAGACCGATGTTGTCGCGCTTTACAAGGCCTCGCCGGTTGCATATGCAAGACATGTGAAaacgcctctccttctcggcaTTGGCGGCGCCGACCTCCGA GTCCCCGCTTGTCAGGGCATTGCATTCCACAAAATGCTGCTTGGCCAAG GCAGTCCTACGCGCTTGCTGTTCTATCCGGAGGAGGACCACAGGATCGACCGACCAAGCTGCTCAGAAGATTACTGGGTGAACACCGCACTATGGTTCGCAGGTTACACTGGAACTCTGGAGGCTCTGAAGGAAGACGTGCTTCCAGCTGCGCCGCACTGA
- a CDS encoding putative calmodulin — protein sequence MPPKGQSSSSGARSGKNEASPVQMPQRLRAHAAELERIFTRIDADGDGKLSEADVTAFMKDRVGFPLEADQVKALLVELRGPGAAVDSAKGSSPPIDFPTFLAFVDTQLMKPVPDLLREVFQYIDTDKDGKLTARELQAFAQRLSLNLSEDGAANLLNRGHNETSATFEEFCGLVQTSLPSVGR from the coding sequence ATGCCGCCCAAAGGCCAATCTTCCTCATCCGGGGCGCGATCCGGGAAGAACGAAGCGTCCCCGGTACAGATGCCGCAGCGTCTTCGGGCCCATGCTGCTGAGTTAGAGAGGATTTTCACCCGGATTGATGCAGATGGAGACGGAAAGTTGAGTGAAGCCGATGTGACGGCCTTCATGAAAGACCGTGTCGGCTTTCCGCTGGAGGCTGATCAAGTGAAAGCCCTTCTAGTGGAACTACGAGGCCCCGGGGCGGCTGTGGACTCCGCAAAGGGGAGCTCTCCTCCCATCGATTTTCCtacttttctcgcgttcgtgGACACTCAGCTCATGAAGCCTGTTCCTGATCTTCTCCGCGAAGTCTTTCAGTACATCGACACTGACAAGGACGGGAAATTAACGGCAAGGGAACTCCAGGCGTTTGCACAGCGCCTGAGTCTAAACCTCAGTGAGGACGGAGCCGCGAACCTCCTCAATCGGGGACACAACGAAACAAGTGCAACCTTCGAGGAGTTTTGTGGCCTCGTCCAGACGTCTCTGCCGTCCGTTGGCCGATAG
- a CDS encoding Glutathione reductase, related → MTAATRRHFDLFVIGGGSGGLACARRAAAYNVRVGVADWKRLGGTCVNVGCVPKKVMWCVASVHETLHELKNFAFTVTEQPAFCWRSLKMNRDNYLKRLNNIYLNTLNNSGVAFFPAYAKFAKPETKQDGGLAHAIVLKAKDGKEETVTADHVLIATGGRPAKAGIPGEEHTINSDGFFELEEMPKKVALIGAGYIAVEFAGVFAAMKAETHLFVRKERALRKFDDMVSTRVDEFMKKAGVQIHPHSVPKAVHKEADQSLTLELSNGTSVKGFDSIIVTVGRVPEVEGLALDAVGVQQTPQGGYIAADDFQNTSVKQIYALGDVCGKVELTPVAIAAGRRLADRLFGGMRAAKLDASCVPTVIFSHPPAACVGVTEAEAKATYGEEDIKVYTGTSVNLYYGAWPVAPEEKPKTYIKMICVKSQMLKVVGLHVVGMGADEMIQGFGVAMKMGATKADFDNCIAVHPTAAEEVVTLPPWGLSHRDL, encoded by the exons ATGACCGCAGCAA CGCGACGACACTTTGATCTGTTCGTCATtggaggcggcagcggaggCCTTGCGTGCGCCCGACGAGCTGCGGCGTACAACGTGCGGGTGGGGGTAGCCGACTGGAAAAGACTTGGCGGAACCTGCGTGAACGTCGGATGCGTTCCGAAAAAG GTCATGTGGTGTGTAGCTTCAGTCCACGAGACACTCCACGAGTTGAAGAATTTCGCCTTCACGGTGACGGAGCAGCCGGCGTTCTGCTGGCGTTCACTCAAGATGAACCGGGACAACTACCTGAAGCGGCTGAACAACATCTACCTCAACACCTTGAACAACAgtggcgtcgccttcttccctgcaTACGCCAAGTTCGCGAAACCGGAAACGAAGCAAGATGGAGGCCTGGCGCATGCCATTGTTCTCAAAGCTAAAGAcggcaaagaagaaaccgtCACAGCCGACCACGTCCTCATCGCGACAG GAGGTCGGCCTGCGAAGGCGGGGATCCCCGGAGAGGAGCACACGATCAACAGCGACGGCTTTTTCGAATTGGAGGAGATGCCGAAGAAAGTCGCGCTCATTGGTGCCGGTTACATTGCCGTCGAGTTCGCGGGTGTCTTTGCTGCTATGAAGGCCGAGACGCACCTGTTTGTGCGGAAGGAACGGGCGCTGAGGAAGTTCGACGACATGGTCAGCACGCGCGTGGACGAATTCATGAAGAAGGCTGGAGTCCAG ATTCACCCGCACAGTGTCCCCAAAGCCGTTCACAAAGAGGCCGATCAGTCGCTGACCCTCGAGCTGAGCAACGGGACAAGTGTGAAGGGGTTCGACTCCATCATCGTCACTGTGGGCCGCGTGCCCGAGGTCGAAGGCCTCGCTCTGGACGCTGTCGGAGTGCAGCAGACGCCGCAGGGCGGGTACATCGCAGCGGATGACTTCCAGAATACTTCGGTCAAGCAAATCTACGCCTTGGGTGACGTCTGTGGAAAG GTCGAGCTCACACCCGTGGCCATTGCAGCGGGACGCCGTCTGGCTGATCGGCTCTTTGGCGGAATGCGGGCTGCGAAGCTGGACGCCTCCTGCGTTCCGACAGTCATTTTCTCGCATCCTCCCGCTGCGTGTGTGGGCGTGACCGAGGCAGAAGCAAAGGCGACCTATGGAGAGGAGGATATTAAG GTATACACAGGAACGAGTGTGAACCTGTACTACGGCGCGTGGCCCGTCGCGCCCgaagagaaaccgaagaCGTACATCAAAATGATTTGCGTCAAGAGCCAGATGCTAAAGGTCGTGGGCCTTCATGTCGTGGGCATGGGCGCAGACGAAATGATTCAGGGCTTTGGCGTCGCGATGAAAATG GGAGCAACAAAAGCGGATTTCGACAACTGCATCGCCGTACACCCGACCGCCGCTGAGGAAGTCGTCACTCTCCCTCCCTGGGGTCTATCACACAGGGACTTGTGA